In the genome of Notamacropus eugenii isolate mMacEug1 chromosome 5, mMacEug1.pri_v2, whole genome shotgun sequence, one region contains:
- the LOC140503784 gene encoding uncharacterized protein isoform X2 — MSPSQLGLLCVQLQNGPFRPLCSLECLVHNEQTSFHDLEPRTKNREATPKEIIIGEESSSLVKVERLKGADFCNSTLGEFGESENLEKHQPVKQKSKVRMIKRPKIPTGKKFYKCKECGFSHGSAFVKHKKIHMGKTPYKYKEYGKAFPRFSRYTQHQKIHARVKVYKCNECGKTFTQNSVLLLHQRMHTGEKPYKCDECGKAFIYNSSLIKHQKIHTGEKPYKCNECGKAFRQSSDFVRHERIHTREKPYKCNDCGKAFSSFPKFTQHQKIHTRVKAYKCNECGKTFTQNSILLFHQKIHTGEKPYKCNECGKAFIYKSGLVKHQKIHTGEKPYKCNECGKAFRQSSDVVRHQRIHTGEKPYKCNECGRAFSQSSDVVKHQRIHSGEKPYKCNECGKAFIRGSSLTAHQMIHTGDKPYKCNECGKGFPQFSKLTQHQKIHTRVKVYKCNECGKTFPQNTSLALHQQIHKREKPYKCNECGKAFAQRSHLTQHLNTHTGEKPHKCKECGKGFSHGSNLIKHRRIHTGGKPYKCNECGKAFSQSSALVKHQRIHTGEKPYTCNECGKAFRQSSNLISHQMIHTGEKPYKCNECGKSFSHISDLVRHQRIHTGEKPYKCNECGKAFSQSSVLVKHQRIHSGEKPYKCNECGKAFILSSSLIAHQMIHTGEKPYKCSECGKGFIESSALIVHQRIHTGEKPYTCNECGKAFTRTLNLIVHQMIHTGEKPYTCNECGKTFSHGSGLVKHQRIHTGENPYKCKECGKAFKQSSNLIRHQKIHTGEKPYKCKECEKAFTQRFHLKKHLNTHTGEKPYKCKECGKGFNHDSNLIKHRKTHSGGKPYKCNECGKAFKKFSGVFKHQSIHSKEKSYKCKACGKAFTQKSVLIRHQKTHAEETQ; from the coding sequence ACTTGGAACCTAGGACTAAAAACAGAGAGGCAACTCCAAAGGAGATCATAATAGGTGAAGAATCATCCTCATTGGTGAAAGTTGAAAGACTCAAAGGGGCAGACTTTTGTAACTCTACGCTTGGGGAATTTGGGGAAAGTGAGAACCTGGAAAAGCATCAGCCAGTAAAGCAGAAGAGCAAGGTAAGAATGATTAAACGTCCGAAGATTCCAActggaaagaaattttacaagTGCAAAGAATGTGGCTTCAGTCATGGCTCAGCCTTTGTTAAACATAAGAAGATTCACATGGGAAAAACTCcttataaatataaagaatatgGGAAGGCCTTCCCTCGATTCTCACGGTACACGCAACATCAGAAGATCCATGCTAGAGTGAAggtttataaatgtaatgaatgtgggaaaacatTTACTCAAAACTCAGTCCTTCTTCTACATCAAAGGAtgcatactggagagaagccataTAAGtgtgatgaatgtgggaaagccttcattTACAATTCAAGCCTCATCAAGCATCAGaagattcatactggagagaagccttataaatgtaatgaatgtgggaaagccttcaggcAGAGTTCGGATTTTGTTAGGCACGAGAGGATCCATACaagagagaaaccttataaatgtaatgattgTGGGAAAGCTTTCTCTAGTTTTCCAAAGTTCACTCAACATCAGAAGATCCATACTAGAGTGAAggcttataaatgtaatgaatgtgggaaaacatTTACTCAAAATTCTATCCTTCTTTTTCATCAAAAGatacatactggagagaagccatataaatgtaatgaatgtgggaaagccttcattTATAAATCAGGCCTTGTCAAGCACCAGaagattcatactggagagaagccttataaatgcaatgaatgtgggaaagcctttaggCAAAGTTCAGATGTTGTTAGGCACCAGAGGATCCATACTGGAGAaaagccttataaatgtaatgaatgtggaagaGCCTTCAGTCAGAGCTCAGACGTTGTTAAGCACCAGAGGATCCAtagtggagagaagccttataaatgtaatgaatgtgggaaagcctttattCGGGGCTCAAGTCTTACTGCGCATCAAATGATTCATACTGGAGACaagccttataaatgtaatgaatgtgggaaaggcttCCCTCAATTCTCAAAGCTTACTCAACATCAGAAGATCCATACTAGAGTGAAAGTTTATAAATGTAACGAATGTGGGAAAACCTTTCCTCAAAACACAAGCCTTGCTTTACACCAACAGATTCATAAGAgagagaagccttataaatgcaatgaatgtgggaaagcctttgcTCAGAGGTCCCACCTAACACAACATTTGAATAcacatactggagagaagcctcataaatgtaaagaatgtgggaaagGCTTCAGTCATGGCTCAAACCTTATTAAGCACCGAAGGATTCATACTGGAGGGaaaccatataaatgtaatgaatgtgggaaagccttcagtcagAGCTCAGCTCTTGTTAAGCATCAGAggatccatactggagagaagccttacaCGTGTAATGAATGCGGGAAAGCCTTTCGGCAGAGCTCAAATCTTATTTCACATCAAatgattcatactggagagaaaccttataaatgtaatgaatgtgggaaaagcTTCAGTCATATCTCAGACCTTGTTAGGCACCAAAggatccatactggagagaagccttataaatgtaatgaatgtgggaaagcctttagtCAGAGCTCAGTTCTTGTTAAGCACCAGAGGATCCAtagtggagagaagccttataaatgtaatgaatgtgggaaagcctttattTTGAGCTCAAGTCTTATTGCCCATCAGAtgatccatactggagagaaaccttacaaatgtagtgaatgtgggaaaggcttcatTGAGAGTTCAGCTCTtattgtacatcagagaatccacactggagagaagccttatacatgtaatgagtgtgggaaagccttcactCGGACTTTAAACTTGATTGTACATCAGatgattcatactggagagaagccatatacatgtaatgaatgtgggaaaaccttcaGTCATGGTTCAGGCCTTGTTAAGCACcagaggattcatactggagagaatcCTTATAAATGCAAAGAATGTGGGAAAGCATTTAAACAGAGCTCAAACCTTATTCGACATCAGaagattcatactggagagaagccttataaatgtaAGGAATGTGAGAAAGCCTTCACTCAGAGGTTCCACTTGAAAAAACATCTGAATAcacatactggagagaagccttataaatgtaAAGAATGCGGAAAAGGCTTCAATCATGATTCAAACCTTATTAAACATCGAAAGACTCATTCTGGAGGGaaaccatataaatgtaatgaatgtgggaaagcattCAAAAAGTTCTCAGGTGTTTTCAAACATCAGAGTATTCATTCTAAAGAAAAGTCTTATAAATGTAAGGCATGTGGAAAAGCATTTACTCAGAAGTCAGTACTTATTAGACATCAGAAGACTCATGCTGAAGAAACACAGTAA
- the LOC140503786 gene encoding olfactory receptor 6E1-like gives MPPGGWSELGNHSQGADFILLGITDLRGLQLLLFTVLLPTYLLTLLGNLFIVVLSLVDWRLQTPMYYFLRNFSLLEMGFTSVITPQILSHLLTGHKTISPPRCFSQMVLYLILGTVESFLLAVMSVDRYLAICYPLRYPAFMTSQACLGLVLGCWAGGVLFLSGPCIWLLLLPLCGPKVLNHFFCDSTPLLALVCTNTRRLQLLAFLVAVCTLAGALTVTVASYICIIWTLLQLPSAQGRHKAFSTCSSHILVVSITYGSCIIMYLHPTQTGQLDLNKGVAFFNTIVAPLLNPFIYCLRNKLVQQVSRDVLLKGGGPSRHLRV, from the coding sequence atGCCTCCAGGAGGGTGGAGTGAGCTGGGGAACCACTCCCAGGGCGCTGACTTCATTCTGCTTGGTATCACAGATCTTCGGGGCCTGCAGCTCCTGCTTTTCACTGTCCTCTTGCCCACTTACCTGTTGACCCTGCTGGGTAACTTGTTCATTGTGGTCCTCTCCCTGGTGGATTGGCGCCTGCAAACCCCTATGTATTATTTCCTGAGGAATTTCTCCCTGCTGGAGATGGGCTTCACCTCAGTCATCACTCCCCAGATTCTCAGCCACCTCCTCACAGGTCATAAGACCATATCCCCACCCAGATGCTTCTCCCAGATGGTCCTTTATTTGATCCTGGGCACTGTGGAGTCCTTCCTGTTGGCTGTAATGTCTGTAGACCGATACCTGGCTATCTGCTATCCCTTGAGGTATCCAGCCTTCATGACCAGCCAGGCCTGCCTGGGGTTGGTGCTGGGCTGCTGGGCTGGAGGTGTCCtcttcctctctgggccttgcaTCTGGCTACTCCTCCTGCCACTCTGTGGACCAAAGGTGCTCAACCACTTCTTCTGTGATAGCACCCCACTGTTGGCTCTGGTGTGCACCAACACCAGGCGCCTGcagttgcttgccttcttggtggCTGTGTGCACCCTGGCTGGTGCCCTCACTGTGACTGTGGCCTCCTACATCTGCATCATCTGGACCCTCCTACAGCTTCCCTCTGCCCAGGGCCGGCACAAGGCCTTCTCTACCTGCTCCTCCCACATCCTGGTGGTCTCCATCACCTATGGCAGCTGCATCATCATGTACCTCCATCCCACCCAGACAGGACAGCTGGACCTCAACAAGGGGGTGGCCTTCTTCAACACCATTGTTGCCCCCCTGTTGAACCCTTTTATCTACTGCCTGAGGAACAAGCTAGTGCAGCAGGTCAGCAGGGATGTGCTGCTCAAAGGAGGGGGGCCTTCTAGGCATCTCAGAGTCTGA
- the LOC140503784 gene encoding uncharacterized protein isoform X1: MDGPPAALGSGDGSAEDLELRAKTTEETSRKNISGKGSSQDLEPRTKNREATPKEIIIGEESSSLVKVERLKGADFCNSTLGEFGESENLEKHQPVKQKSKVRMIKRPKIPTGKKFYKCKECGFSHGSAFVKHKKIHMGKTPYKYKEYGKAFPRFSRYTQHQKIHARVKVYKCNECGKTFTQNSVLLLHQRMHTGEKPYKCDECGKAFIYNSSLIKHQKIHTGEKPYKCNECGKAFRQSSDFVRHERIHTREKPYKCNDCGKAFSSFPKFTQHQKIHTRVKAYKCNECGKTFTQNSILLFHQKIHTGEKPYKCNECGKAFIYKSGLVKHQKIHTGEKPYKCNECGKAFRQSSDVVRHQRIHTGEKPYKCNECGRAFSQSSDVVKHQRIHSGEKPYKCNECGKAFIRGSSLTAHQMIHTGDKPYKCNECGKGFPQFSKLTQHQKIHTRVKVYKCNECGKTFPQNTSLALHQQIHKREKPYKCNECGKAFAQRSHLTQHLNTHTGEKPHKCKECGKGFSHGSNLIKHRRIHTGGKPYKCNECGKAFSQSSALVKHQRIHTGEKPYTCNECGKAFRQSSNLISHQMIHTGEKPYKCNECGKSFSHISDLVRHQRIHTGEKPYKCNECGKAFSQSSVLVKHQRIHSGEKPYKCNECGKAFILSSSLIAHQMIHTGEKPYKCSECGKGFIESSALIVHQRIHTGEKPYTCNECGKAFTRTLNLIVHQMIHTGEKPYTCNECGKTFSHGSGLVKHQRIHTGENPYKCKECGKAFKQSSNLIRHQKIHTGEKPYKCKECEKAFTQRFHLKKHLNTHTGEKPYKCKECGKGFNHDSNLIKHRKTHSGGKPYKCNECGKAFKKFSGVFKHQSIHSKEKSYKCKACGKAFTQKSVLIRHQKTHAEETQ, from the coding sequence ACTTGGAACCTAGGACTAAAAACAGAGAGGCAACTCCAAAGGAGATCATAATAGGTGAAGAATCATCCTCATTGGTGAAAGTTGAAAGACTCAAAGGGGCAGACTTTTGTAACTCTACGCTTGGGGAATTTGGGGAAAGTGAGAACCTGGAAAAGCATCAGCCAGTAAAGCAGAAGAGCAAGGTAAGAATGATTAAACGTCCGAAGATTCCAActggaaagaaattttacaagTGCAAAGAATGTGGCTTCAGTCATGGCTCAGCCTTTGTTAAACATAAGAAGATTCACATGGGAAAAACTCcttataaatataaagaatatgGGAAGGCCTTCCCTCGATTCTCACGGTACACGCAACATCAGAAGATCCATGCTAGAGTGAAggtttataaatgtaatgaatgtgggaaaacatTTACTCAAAACTCAGTCCTTCTTCTACATCAAAGGAtgcatactggagagaagccataTAAGtgtgatgaatgtgggaaagccttcattTACAATTCAAGCCTCATCAAGCATCAGaagattcatactggagagaagccttataaatgtaatgaatgtgggaaagccttcaggcAGAGTTCGGATTTTGTTAGGCACGAGAGGATCCATACaagagagaaaccttataaatgtaatgattgTGGGAAAGCTTTCTCTAGTTTTCCAAAGTTCACTCAACATCAGAAGATCCATACTAGAGTGAAggcttataaatgtaatgaatgtgggaaaacatTTACTCAAAATTCTATCCTTCTTTTTCATCAAAAGatacatactggagagaagccatataaatgtaatgaatgtgggaaagccttcattTATAAATCAGGCCTTGTCAAGCACCAGaagattcatactggagagaagccttataaatgcaatgaatgtgggaaagcctttaggCAAAGTTCAGATGTTGTTAGGCACCAGAGGATCCATACTGGAGAaaagccttataaatgtaatgaatgtggaagaGCCTTCAGTCAGAGCTCAGACGTTGTTAAGCACCAGAGGATCCAtagtggagagaagccttataaatgtaatgaatgtgggaaagcctttattCGGGGCTCAAGTCTTACTGCGCATCAAATGATTCATACTGGAGACaagccttataaatgtaatgaatgtgggaaaggcttCCCTCAATTCTCAAAGCTTACTCAACATCAGAAGATCCATACTAGAGTGAAAGTTTATAAATGTAACGAATGTGGGAAAACCTTTCCTCAAAACACAAGCCTTGCTTTACACCAACAGATTCATAAGAgagagaagccttataaatgcaatgaatgtgggaaagcctttgcTCAGAGGTCCCACCTAACACAACATTTGAATAcacatactggagagaagcctcataaatgtaaagaatgtgggaaagGCTTCAGTCATGGCTCAAACCTTATTAAGCACCGAAGGATTCATACTGGAGGGaaaccatataaatgtaatgaatgtgggaaagccttcagtcagAGCTCAGCTCTTGTTAAGCATCAGAggatccatactggagagaagccttacaCGTGTAATGAATGCGGGAAAGCCTTTCGGCAGAGCTCAAATCTTATTTCACATCAAatgattcatactggagagaaaccttataaatgtaatgaatgtgggaaaagcTTCAGTCATATCTCAGACCTTGTTAGGCACCAAAggatccatactggagagaagccttataaatgtaatgaatgtgggaaagcctttagtCAGAGCTCAGTTCTTGTTAAGCACCAGAGGATCCAtagtggagagaagccttataaatgtaatgaatgtgggaaagcctttattTTGAGCTCAAGTCTTATTGCCCATCAGAtgatccatactggagagaaaccttacaaatgtagtgaatgtgggaaaggcttcatTGAGAGTTCAGCTCTtattgtacatcagagaatccacactggagagaagccttatacatgtaatgagtgtgggaaagccttcactCGGACTTTAAACTTGATTGTACATCAGatgattcatactggagagaagccatatacatgtaatgaatgtgggaaaaccttcaGTCATGGTTCAGGCCTTGTTAAGCACcagaggattcatactggagagaatcCTTATAAATGCAAAGAATGTGGGAAAGCATTTAAACAGAGCTCAAACCTTATTCGACATCAGaagattcatactggagagaagccttataaatgtaAGGAATGTGAGAAAGCCTTCACTCAGAGGTTCCACTTGAAAAAACATCTGAATAcacatactggagagaagccttataaatgtaAAGAATGCGGAAAAGGCTTCAATCATGATTCAAACCTTATTAAACATCGAAAGACTCATTCTGGAGGGaaaccatataaatgtaatgaatgtgggaaagcattCAAAAAGTTCTCAGGTGTTTTCAAACATCAGAGTATTCATTCTAAAGAAAAGTCTTATAAATGTAAGGCATGTGGAAAAGCATTTACTCAGAAGTCAGTACTTATTAGACATCAGAAGACTCATGCTGAAGAAACACAGTAA